The following is a genomic window from Candidatus Zixiibacteriota bacterium.
GTCCCGCGGCGGAACCCGCTCACCGCAAACGCCGCTGTTTTTGCGCCGGACGCCCCGCCCGTGCTATGAGAGCGCCAAACCCGGGAAGGAGGCGGTCATGACGCGGAGAACGAGCATTCACGTCAAGGGCATGGAGCACGGCGCGCCCATACCGAACGGCGCCGTGGTGGGCAACCTTATATTTTCTTCGGCGATTTCCGGCAGGGACGCTGCGACCGGAATTCTGCCTTCCGACCCCGACGAGCAGGCCGAAACGATGTTCCGGAATCTCAGGCTGTTCATGGACGCCGCCGGCGGAACACCCGAGAACATCGGCCATATGACCGTGTTTCTCAGAGAAGAGAGGTATCGCGACGCCGTCAACAAGGCCTGGCTCCGAATGTTTCCCGACGAGCACAACCGGCCGGCGCGCCACGCGATCAAGGCGGAGCTGCGGGGCGAAGTGCTGTTTCAGGTCGAGGTGATCGCGGTGCTCTGACGCGGTTGACAAGACCGGGTGCGCGTTGCAGGATGGGCGGAAATCCACCTCGGGGAAGGAGGAGCCGATGGGCATCGAAATCATCGATCTGGTCGCCTTGGGACACCAGGAGAAACGGCGCAAGAACGTTTTCAACACTCCCCGGTTTCACGCCTGGATGCACTACTACAAGCCGGGACAGAAAGATGAGATGCACTGCCACAACGCCGACCAGACCTTCGTGGTCATCGAAGGCGAGTGCACCATGAGCTTTCCCGACGGCGGCAGGGTGACGCTCAAGCCCGGGCAGGCGGCGCTCATTACCGGCGGCTCTTTCTACCAGCTGGAAAACACGGGCTCCGGGCCGATGATCATGATGGGCAACCGCTCGGGGCCGGCTGAAAAGATCCAGATCATCAGCTACGAGACCCGCAAGGACATCCGGGCTCAGGTCCAGGCGAGCCAGGGAAGCTGACGGCCACTCCCGCCCGCGCGGGAAGGTATCGCGCCGCCCGCGCGACGGCTCTCACCCATCCGAGATCGAAGCGATCAACCGCCGGCAAAATTCGCCGATTTCACCGTGGTGAACGAAATCGGCGAGCTCGTCGAGCGGTCCCGCTTCGCGATTGACGATCGCCAGCCGGGCGCCGCTGCGTTTGGCAAGCAGCGGGAAAGACGCCGCCGGCTGAACCTGGAGCGACGAGCCCATCACGACGAACGTGTCCGCGCGCTCGGTCCACCGGCGCGCCCGCTCCATGGCGTCCTGGGGCATCGCCTGGCCGAAGGAAATCGTCGCGGGCTTGAGGATTCCGCCGCAGGCGTCGCACGTGGGCGAACGAAAATCGGCGGTCAGTCGCCTCATGATCTCGTCGGTTTCGAAATCCTTGCCGCAGGCGAGGCAAACTGTACGGCGGTAGGTGCCGTGCAGCTCCACGATCTTTTCATCAGGCAGCCCGGCCATCCGATGCAGGCCGTCGACGTTCTGGGTGATCACGCCCATCAACTTACCCTTGGCTTCGAGGCTCCGGACGAAGTGATGGCCAAGGTTCGGAACGGCCTCGCGGTAGGTCCGGTAGCTCTCGAGCCGCCTGCGCCAGGATTCGAGACGCGCTTCCTCGCTGCTGACGTATTCCTGAAAGGTGATCGGCCGGTATCGGGTCCACAACCCTCCCGGACTGCGGAAGTCGGGGATGCCGGATTCGGTGCTGATCCCCGCTCCCGTAAAGACCACGATCCGGTTGCTCTCCCGCAGACATGCGGCGAGCTCCTCGAACGTCATCATCGGGCCATTTTATAAACCCCACCGCGGGTCAGGACAACTCCCCCGCCTGGCGCTCCCCCGGAACCTGCAGCAGAAGCGCGAGGCCGGCTCCCGAAAGGATCAATGCTCCGGTAATGCTGAATCCCAGCGCGAACGAGCCTGCATCCCCCATCCGGCCGATCAGCGTCGGAATCAGGCCGGCGCCGACCAGGAACCCGAACGGCACCGCAAAGCTGACGGCGAGATTGCGCGCCTGGGGCGGCGTGATGCGGGCGAGCGCGGCAAACCCCGCGGGGAAGAACCAGACTGCCAGAAGCGGCTGGAGCAGAACCACGACCGCCAGCCAGCGATCGGATGCCGGTCCGAGGAGGAACGAGAGCGCCCCGGTGAACGTCAGGCTCACGACCAGGGTACGCTTCACTCCCAGGCGGTCCGTGACCCACCCGCCGAACACGCCGAGGACCGGCCCATAGGATCGTGAGAACGCGACCAGGGCGTTGGCCCAGCTTGGAGTGATCTGGCGCTCGCTCACGAGGTAAAGGGGCAGCATGGCGTAAACCCCGATCGTCGAGCTGATGCCCCAGGCGAACAGCAACAGCATGATCCAGAACGATCGGAGACCGACCAGGAGGCGGAGCGCGCTCGAGCGCGGCGAGATTCCCGCAAACTCTCCGCCCCGGCCGTAGCGTGCATACAGGACGGCCGCCGCGACCGCGGCGGCGCCCAGGGTCGCGAGCGCCGCGCGCCAGGAGCCGCGGCGCAGGAAAAGCTCCGCGAAGAACGGCGCGGTGAAGAAACCGAGGTTCGGCGCCAGCTCGTGCACCGAGATCGCCTTGCCCCAGTGGCGCGGATCGATCTGCGCGGTGATCGTCGCGATCGCCGACGGAATGTAAAGACCCGTAGCGAAGCCCAAGGCGCAGAGCCCCAGCTGAAGGAGCGGGAGATGGCTGGCCGAAGCGCTGGCCAGCAGCGCCGCCCCTGTCCCGGCGGTCGAAACCACGATCGTGCTCTTGTGTGTGAGGCCGGCGGCGACGAAGCCCGAAAGGATCAGCCCGACCAGATATCCCCCCGAGATCAAGAAAAAGAGCAAACCCGCCTGGGTGTGGCTCATTTCGAGCTCACGCTCGATGGCCGGCAGGAGCGGCGAGAGGACGATCCGGGCCACAAAGTTGATGAGGAAGATCCCGGCGAGAAAAACGATCGGACCTACATGGGGCCAGAACGATTCTTGCCCCGATGCCAGGATCAGGCCTTTGTTCTTTTCAGCCATCTCGGGAAGGAGCGAGGCGGGTGCGCGGCACATCGGTGTCGCACGGGTACTCTCCTCGGGACGTCGCCGTAACCGCCGGAGAAACTTCCCGCGCGCTTCTTTCTGGGTCAGCGCCGGTTGGGCGATCGCCCCGAACCGGCGGGCGCCTGCGGCGGCCGGTTCACGGGAATCCCCAGACGTCGTGCGCCACCTCGACGACCAGCTCGAGCTTGGCGATCTGCTCCTCGATGGTCAGCTTGTTTCCCAGCACGGTGCTGGAAAACCCGCACTGGGGGCTGATGCCGAGCTGCTCGATGGGCACGATTTGCGCCGCCTCGTCGATGCGCCGCTTCAAGTCGTCCGCGCGCTCCAGTGCCCCGACCTTGGTCGTGACCAGGCCGAGGTTCAGCCGCTTGCCTCGCGGCAGGTAGCGAAGCGGCGTGAAGCTGCCCGCCCGGGGTGTGTCGTATTCCAGGAAATAGCCGTCCACCTTCAGCTCGTTGAACAGAACCTCCGCCACCGGATCGTAACCGCCTTCGGCCACCCACGCGCTCTGGAAATTCCCCCGGCACAGATGCGCGCACACGGTCATCGTCGCCGGCCGCGCCTCGATGCAGTCGTTGATCAGGCGCGCGTAGAGCGACGGCAGCCTGTCCGGATCCTCGCCGATCCTGCGCGCGTTCTCCCGCATCCGGGGGTCGCAGAGGTACGCGAGGTTGGTGTCGTCGATCTGCAGATAGGTGCAACCGATCGCCGCCAGCTCGGCGATCTCCTCCCGATAGACCCGGGCGAGGTCTGAAAAGAACTCTTCCATGTCGGGATAGGCCGCGCGGCTGACCGCGCCGCGCCCGCCGCGAAAATGGAGCAACGACGGCGAGGGAATGCAGACCTTGGCCGTGCGCCGGGTCACCGATTTGAGGAACTTGAAGTTTTCCGTCTCGATGCCGCGCGGCCGCCTGAGTCGCGAGACGGTCTCGAAGCGGGTCGGCGAGCGCTGCACGCTCTCGCCGGCGCCCTGAAAATCCCGTCCGGAATCCGGCAGCACCCCCTCGCGGACGACGACACCCTCGATGCACCGGAGGAAATCCGCGTGCCACAGCGTGCGCCGGTACTCTCCGTCAGTCACGCCCTGTAACCCGAGATCTTCCTGGAGCCTCACGACGTCGCGAATGCACCTGTCCTCGACGACGCGTAGCTCGTGCTCCGTAAGCTCTCCCCTCTCCTTCCGCTCCCTGGCCTGGAGCAGATCGGACGGGCGCAGCAAGCTGCCCACGTGATCCGCGCGAAACGGCGGCTTATCCTTGTCGGGCCGGGCGACCATGCTACGGGGTGCCTGCCAACGAACCGCTGCCTACTTCCTGGCCTTGTGCTTTTCGATTGCTCGCCGCAAGTCCTCGTACTCGTCGCACCTGCCGAAGAACGGGCAGGATTTCTTCAGGGCCTGCAGTTGCTTTTCCGCGTTCTGCACCTGGTTGAGATCGAGATAAAGCTCCCCGAGATACTCGTGCGCACCCCGGTGGTTCGGATCGAGTTTGAGCGCCGTACGGTAGTGCTCCATCGCCTTGTCGAGCTGGTTGGTCTTGCGGTAGCTGTAACCGAGCATGTTGTGGACGTCCGCGTCGTTGGGAAGCTCCTGAACCGCCTTGGCCAGATGGCTGAGCGCGGCCTTGTAGTTCTTGGCGTCGATCGCTTTTCTCGCCGCCTCGACATCGGGATTGACCCGCTCGCTTTTGGGTTCCGGCAGATCCGCGTAAGCCCCGGTCGAGAAAGTCGCGAAGCAGAGAGCTGCCAGCAACGCCACATGCGCGTTCTTCATGACCGAACCTCCTGAAACGAGCGCTGGCCGGATTTTACTAGCCACCGCCCTGGAGGGCAACCGCGCCGGGCGTGTCTCCGGCTTCGGGTTACCAGGGAGTTTCCTGGTAGCGGACATCCGCTGAGAGCGGGCCGAGGTTATCAGTGAGTTCGCAAGTGTGGAGACATGCAGCCCGCGTCGACGCGGGCTGCGGCCGTCGGGATATTCCTGCAGGCCGGTTTCCGTTCGGCCTTGCACCGGTTTGTGAGGTGAGGGACCCGCTCGTTCGGCGCTATGGAACGACCGACGGTTTTTCCCGAGCCCCCGCAGTCGGTCGAGACGAGCTCGCCGACGGCCGGTCCCAATGGCCGGCGCAGGCAAAACCCGTCCGCGGAGGCGAGCCCCTTTCGAAAGGGAAAAGGCGCCTGCCGCGCCCCTCACCCGGTCAACGAGATCCGGACCGTCCGTCGATCTTCCTTGACCTGGATTTTACCCTCTCGAGCAAGCCAGCCCACGGCCATCGATACCATCGGCTTCGGGGCTTTGACGGCCTTTTCCAGGCCCGCGAGCGTCGATTCTCCGTTGGAGTGCAAGTGGTTCCAGACCAGCCCGGCCGTTTCGCCTATCGTTTCGACTTTCCACACGGCTCGGCACCTCCCGATCCAGTTTGGCACCTTCCCGGGCAGTTGAAAAGACGGCTGTCGGAGAAATTCTCGACATGACGGTGCGCCCGGCAAGCTCCCCGCTACGACGATTGGCGGAGTCGCCGAAAAATGGAAATGCGTTCGGCCTCCGTCGTGACCCGATCAAGGACCGGGTAGAGGACGTTTTGCTCTCTGAGATCGTGATGCTCCACGAGATGCTTGTACATGAATTGCCGGTCGAGTAGAGCGATAACCGACCGTCTCAGGCGGGAATCTTGCTCGCCCCGCAGGTTCGGGAGCGCCTGCCGGAACTCGGCCAGGAAATTTTTCATCTTTTTGTGCTCGCCGACGAAAAGCTCCACCGAGCCTCCCGGAATCTTTCCGGCCCGTCCCTGGTAAACCGGAAGCAAATGCTCTTCCTCGTCCCCCATATGCGTCAACAGCTCCGCTTCGTAGGCGACAAGAATCTCCGCCGCGCGGTCCAGGTCGAGACACAGGAGCGCTTCCTGGTGGGAAAGAAAAAGATCGTCGATCCGCTCGTGGACCTTGAGAAGATCTAAAAACGAGGCGTTCGTCCCCATGCAGCGCGCTCCGCTCCCGCCGGAGATCGACCTGTCGCTTTGAAGCCGCGGCTGGCGGATACCGGCACGGCATTGACCGAAGAGTTCATTGGTACCGTGGCATCAACCGACACGGCGCGCCCTTGACAACGGTTTCCCGTTCCCGGTTTCCCGCTTTTGCATGGAACCGATCGAGACCCTCGAACGGTCGAGCCGCCGTGACGTGGCAGGTCCAGATCTCAACCCGACCGACCCGGCTCGCCCTCAACGAACTCGCCGATATCTTCCCTCGAAAAATCCAAAGAGACAAGCCGTTGTACCGAATTTCCGCGTCGTTGCTTATGTCACCTGCCTTTCCTCACGATCCCGTACGATGTCTACGGCTCACTCATGAACCTGGGGCCGATCCGTCATCGCCTTGCTAGCTGCCCCGCCGGAGCGCGTTTACGAGGATGTCCGCCCGGCGGGTAGGCTCCGGAATGCGGTACCCTTTGGAGCACCGGATCGCCCAGAAAATCGCCTCTTCGAGCGTGACGCGGTGTCCGACCGAGACGAAGATCGGTCTGACACGGTCCACGGTCCGCAAGGCGGCTCCGATGATGACACCATCGTCAGTGACCATCGAATAGCTTCCGGCTCGAAGCCCGGGCTCGACAAAACTTCCCGCAAGCGGGCTTTTCGCGCAACCGATGGTCGGCAGATCCAGCAGCACCCCGAGGTGACAGGCGATCCCGAAGCGACGCGGATGCGCGAGTCCGTGGCCGTCGACCATGAGGAGATCGGGCGTGATCGCCAGTCGGCGCCAGGCCTCGAGCAGGGCAGGGGTTTCCCGAAACGAGAGAAGGCCGGGAATGTAAGGGAACCGCACCCGGGTGACGGCGCTGCTCCGAGCCGCCTCGACGAGATCGGGCAGTTCCAGCACCACGATTCCGGCATAGGCCACGTCGGAATGCCTGGCCGCCGACAGGTCGCAGCCGGCCACGTAGCGAACCGGCCGGTCGAGCTTTTCGACGATGACCTTGGAGCGCAGCCTCTGCTGGATCGCCACCGCCTCCTTCGGCGTCACGTCCCAAGGGTGGAGCTGCCTGGGTCTTCGCATATCAGCGAGCTCCGACATGGTGCCACGGTTGTGCGGACCCCGCCCTCCCGCTGCTGCAATCGTTCAAAAACCGCAAACCGGGAACCAGGAGCCGCAAACCATTCGGGGAACGAAGCGCCTTCGGCCGGTCCGTTTTTTCCTACCGGCAACGCGAAAATGTTACAAAAACGACCCGCCGAAGACCTCGGCTCCCGCCACTGGAGGAACTGGCTGGCATTTGCTGGAACCTTTGTCTTCTGGCACCCCTATTGCCCTTCGTGTCGTGCCGCTCCGGCGCGGGAGTCCGGCCGTTTCGAAAGCGCCGGCGCCGGCCTCTCGGGGTTCCCCCGGTTCGGCGGGGCCGCGGGCGGACAATACCCCCTGCCGCGCATTGCGACGCGCCGGGGACGAAGGAGGGAGGAGAGGCCAGATGCACAGCGTCAAAGCTCTCAGCGAAAAGGCGGCGATGCACGAAGCGCTGGTCGGTAGAGTGCCTTTGTGCGTTCAAGACGTAATGACGAGACAGGTCGTCACTCTTCGGCCCGAACATACCTTCGCCGATGCAGTGGGCTTGATGGGCAGCAATTCCTTTCGCCACTTCCCGGTGGTCGATTCGGCCACGCGCCTTGCCGGGGTGGTCTCCGACCGGGACATCCTGCGAGCCCTGGCGCGCACACGGGACTGGAAAGCAAGCTACGTCAGCCAGTTCATGTCCCGCGACGTCGTTACGGTAAAACCGGAGACCGAGCTTTCGCTCGCCGCAGGCAAGATGCTCTCGAAACGCATCAACTGCCTCCCGGTGGTCAACGAGGACGGCACAGTCTGCGGAATTATCACCTCCACCGATCTGTTGAAGGTCTTTCGTTCCCTCCAGGAAGCCGTGGAAAAGGCGGCGAAGTAGGGTTCCAAGATCCGGATCCGCGCCGCCGATCGATCGGCCCGAGCTTTCCGACGGCCCGGGATTTCCCTTTCCTTTTCCGCCGAATGAACTTATCATCGGCCGTTGAAGCGGGCACGCTGCCGGCGGGACGAAACCTTCGAGGTCCGCGACGACAACCTGTTTGCGGCGGCGCAATGAGAACCGACGACCTTCGCATCGCCAGGACTCGCCCCCTGCTGTCGCCGGCCATCCTGGCGGAAGAGATCCCTCTCACCGATTCCGCCGCGAGGAGGGTTTCCGAGTCCCGGCGAGCCATCGAGGCCATTCTCGACGGCGAGGACCCGCGACTTCTCGTGGTGGTCGGTCCCTGCTCGGTGCACGACACCAGGGCTGCGCTCGAGTACGCGACGCGCCTCAAACCGATCGCCGACCGGCTGTCCGGCGCGTTGTTCATCGTGATGCGGGTTTACTTCGAGAAGCCGCGAACGGTGGTCGGCTGGAAGGGGCTCATCAACGATCCGGACCTCGACGGCTCATATCACATCAACAAAGGCTTGCGCCTCGCCCGGCAATTGCTGGCGGACATTCTCGAGGTGGGGGTGCCGGCCGCCACCGAGTTCCTCGATACCACTTTCGGCCAGTTCTACGCCGACCTGATCAGCTGGGGCGCGATCGGCGCCCGCACCGTGGAAAGCCAGGTTCACCGCGAGCTCGCGTCGGGCTTGTCGATGCCCGTCGGCATCAAGAACCGCACGGATGGCAACGTTCAGGTAGCGGTCGACGCGATACGAGCGGCGCGGAACCGGCATCTCTTCCCCTCGCTGACCAAAGAGGGCGCGCCGGCGATTCTGGAGACCACCGGGAACCCTTACGCTCATCTCGTGCTCCGCGGCGGCAGCGAGAGCGGGCCCAACTTCGACCCCGCGTCGATAAGAAAAGCAGCCGCACTGCTGCGGTCCGCCGGCCTTCCCCAAGTCCTCATGGTCGATTGCAGCCACGCCAACAGCGAGAAGGACGCCGCGCGGCAGATCGACGTGGCGAATGCGGTTATGGCAAACCTCCAGGACTCCCCCGTTCGCGCGCTGATGGTGGAGAGCCACCTCGTCGGCGGGCGCCAGGACGCGCCGGTGATCTACGGCCAGAGCATCACCGATGCGTGCCTCGGCTTCGAAGACACCGAAGCCCTGCTCGAACGGCTGGCCGAAACGCAAAGGATGGGCCTGGCCGGTGCTGGCACCTGATCGCTCCTTCGGGTAACCGGCTCCTCGAGCCAGACCCGCTCGTCGCCGAATCCGGTCTCCGGCCAGCGCGGCTGGGGACGACATCGAACTCCCGGCAGTGTCCTGTCAGTCGGCGATGGTGAACCGGCGGCCGTTGAGCATCAATTGCCCCGAGACGGGCAGCCGCTTGCGCATGGAGTTCACGGTGTGGCAACCGCGGCCGGCCGCCTGGGCAGCGCGAATCACGCTTTCGACTGGCCCCCGGCTCGTCACGCTGAAGACGTAGCTCAGGCCCCGCGCCGCCTGGGACGGACGCGCCCGCTGCAAATCGCCCCTGAGATCGTAGGTGACCCGCAATTCCATCTGCGCCTCGTCCAGATCGACCTCCAGCCGCGCCGCGCTGCGCGCCAGTTGGGTGAGCATGCAAAATCCGATCGAAGCGATGAAGTACTGCAGAGGCGAGGGCCGCCTGCCGGCCCGTTTTCTGAAAGCGCTTTCGTCGCAGAAGACCGTGTAATCTTCGCACCGCTCCAGCCTGACGAGATCGTCGTTGAGCCGGACCACGGCCCTCTGCTCGAGCAAATAGTCTTCCGGCTCGCCGGCCGCGGAGGTGCTTTCCCGCCGGCCGACGACCCGAAACTTTCCGAGATCGATGTGTCCCGGAACCGGCTTCATCGGTTACCGGTTCCCGTGAAGCGCCTCGTAGACCTTTTCAGCGGTGATCGGCAGGTTCTTGATGCGCACGCCGCACGCGTCTTCGACGGCGTTCGCGATCGCCGCGGCTACCGGGATGTTCGCGGTCTCGCCGATCGGCATGCTGTTGTAAGGGCCCGCCCCCTTCGGCCTCTGCGTCACCGAGCTCCTGAAGGGCGGAATGTCCTTGATCGTGGGGATCTTGTATTCGCCGAAGTTCGTGGTCGCGACCTTGCCGTCCTGGATCAACAACTGCTCCATCAGGGCGTAACCCACCCCGGTTATCGTTCCGCCTTCGATCTGCCCCTGGTGCATGAGGGGATTGAGCACCGTTCCGGTGTTGTGGGTGGAGACGAATTTCTTCAGCTGCACCTGTCCGGTTTCCGGATCGACCTCGACCTCCGCGACCTGCACGCACATCGAAGCGTCGTGAACCTTGCTGCTGTCGTTGTAGGTCGCCTCCACGACGATCGGCGACCCCTTGGCCCGGATCAACTCGGCGTACGAGAGGCGGCGCTCCTGCTTCCGGTGGAGCGCGCAGCCGTCCGCGAGCACGATGTTCTCCGGCGTCGTTCCCATCTGCTCGGCCGCCGTCTTCTTGATCTCCTCGACCGCCTTGAGCGCCGCCTGATACCCGGCGTTCCCGTAAACCCGGGTCGCCCGGCTGCCGCCCACGCCGGTATCTTTCTTACCGGTCGCCGTGTCCACCGAAACGGTCTTGATCCGCTTGAGCGGCACCTTGAGCTCTTCCGCCACGATTTCCGAAAGCACGGTGAAAGTCCCGGCGCCCTGATCGAGCATCGCCGAGGAGATGGTCACCCAGCCTTCCTGGTCCAGCTTGATCTCGACCGTGCCGATGCCCCCGGCCGCCGTCCACTGCACCAGCGCCACTCCGCGGCCGACGTTTTTCGGCTTCGGCCGTCGGTAGCCCGACTCCTCCAGCGCCTTTTTGAGGGTCTCCTCGGTCTTGATGTAGCCGATCTCTTCTCCGACCGGATCGATGTCCCCGTCGTGCATGAAGTTCTTGAGCCGGAACTCGACCGGATCCATGCCGAGCCGCTTGGCGACGAGGTCCATCTGGCTCTCGTTGGCGAAGATTCCCTGGGGGTCGCCCGGCGAGCGCATATGACCGCACGGAATCTTGTTCGTGTAGACCATGTGCTCTTCGATGAAAACGTGCGGGATCCGGTAAGGCCCGGCCGAGAGATGAGGACCGTTCAGGAAAGCATTGGGCTTGAACGCTCCGTAGGCCCCGCTGTCGAAGATGAAATTCATGTGGTGCGCTACGATCGTTCCGTCCTTCTTGACGCCCGTCCGGACGCGGACGATCGACGCGTGGCGCGGATTCCCGGCCGCGAACTCCTCGCTGTACTCCATCACCAGCTTGACCGGCCGGCGGGCTTTTTGCGACAAGAGGTATCCCACCGCCAGGTCCATGAAATCGCCCTTGCCGCCGAAGTCACCGCCGATGAAGACCGGGTTGAAGACGAGTTTTTCCTGAGGCAGCCGCAGTGCGTTCGCCACCTGCTCGCGGACGCCGTACGGCACCTTGCTGCAGGACCAGAACCTCGCCGAGCCGTCCTCCGCCGTGTCGACGACGCAGGAATGGGGCTCGATGTACGCGTGGTGCACCACCGGAGTGGTAAACGTGTTCTCGACGATGATGTCGGCCTGGCGGAAGCCCGTCTCGATGTCCCCTTTTCCCCAGGTGACGTAGATGAAATCGTTGGACGGCTCCTTGAGCGGCCGAGGGAGCCCCTTGTAGGTCATGACGTCCGGGTGGATCAGCCGCGCTCCGGGCTTCATCGCCTCGAGCGGATCGAGGATGGGCTCGGTCTCCTCGTACTCCACCTCGATCAGATCGACCGCCTGCTCGGCGATCTCCTCCGTGTCCGCGGCCACCGCCGCAACCTTCTCGCCGATGAACCTGACCTCGCCGTCCGCCAGGATCGGCATGTCGTAAAGCCTCCGCCCGATCCTGAGACCTCTGCAGTCTTCGCCGGTGACGACCGCGCGCACGCCCGGCAGCGCCAGCGCCTTGCCGGCGTCGATGCGCTTGATCTTTCCGGAAGCGATGGGGCTGCGCAGCAGCTTGCCCCAAACCATTCCCGGCAGCGTGACGTCCACGGCGTAGATCGCCTTGCCGGTCACTTTTAACTCGCCTTCGACCCTCGGGGTCGGGTTGCCTATGATCTTCGACGCCATCCGGTGACCTCCGGTTCGTGTTGAAAGGTGATGATCGCCGAGTCGATAAACGGGCTCCGCTCCGGCCGCCACTGGCCGCCGAAGCGGAGCCGTGACGCTGGCTCCCCGGGAGGGACTCGAACCCCCGACCAATTGGTTAACAGCCAACTGCTCTACCGACTGAGCTACCGGGGAAACTCTTCAAAGTGCCGTTCGTGGCTTCGATGCGACAGCAGGACGCCCTGCCGGCTTATCCGCCGCGCAATTTCCTCGACCTCCCGATTCTTCCGATCTGGTGAATGAACGGCGCCGGGCGATCGCGGGAACCGACGCGGTCAGCGACACGAAGCCCGGCCGTCGAACAGGTTTCTTCTAGCACAGGGTCCGGCCAAATTCTAGCTCAGCCGCCGGTGATTTTCTTGAGCTCCGCAAGCATTTTCTCGTGATGCGTGGCTCGCCAGAAGACCCGACGGCAGACCGGGCAACCCGAGAACTGCTCCTGCGTGGCGAAGACGTACGGAGGAACCAGAGCCTCGACCGATTCCTTGGGCAGCGGCCGTAACAAGGCGTTGCACTCCAGGCAGCGGCTGAAGGCTCGCGCGAACGGGTCGAGCCGGCAGTGCTCGATGACCTGGCGCAGCTGTTCGGGATAGCGGTCGCTGGCGATGAAAATCAATTCCGGCGGGTGTTTGCGGGCGAGCTTGCGGTCTCGGGTCAAGATCGTCCGGTGCTCGCGACGCGCCGCGCGGATGAGCCCGTAGCCGGAGAGATGGGGCCCGTAGATCACATCCTGGCCGATCACCCGCAGCCACTTGACGAGCTTGCCCAGCATGCGGTCGGCGGCGAATCTCACCTCGGAACTCTCTCCCTCACGGCCCTCGACCGACATTGAATCGTTCTCCCTTTGTCTTTACCATATACGGACATCCGCATGCTTGTGAAGCGAGCCGCCGGCGTCGCCGTTGTTTCCTTTTGGGTCGTCATGAATGGTTGGCTGCTGCAGCGCCAGCTTTCTGCGCCGCCGGCGCCGATTGCGCTGCCCGCCATCCGGGCGCTCGCCGGCCCCGTGGAGGAATGGTGGGGCATTTATTACCGCGGAGAGAAGATAGGCTACGCGACTCAGGCGATCCGCCCGGGTGAGCCGGGCTATCGCATCGCCGACTACGCGATCATGCGCCTGCGGCTGCTCGACACCACGCGCACTGCGGTGACTCGCCTCAACGTCGAAGTCGATCCGGAATGGGCGCTCGAGCGGTTCGACTTCGATCTGCAATCCGACGGCGTCCGTTTCAAGGCTCGGGGACGCGCGGCCGCGGGCAGGCTCGTGCTCGAGGTCGAGTCCGCCGGCCATGCCACGAAGCGCGAGATTCCACTGACGCAGACTCCTTATCTTCCGGCCGCGCTCAAACCTTTCATCGCCACCCAGCAGCTTCAACCCGGCAAGGAGTATTATTTTTCGACCTTCGATCCGGCCAGCCTGTCCCAGCAGGTGACGACGGTGGTGGTCGAAGGGCGGGAGCAGATCCGCGTCGGCGACCGCACCGAGCCCGCGATGCGGGTGAGGCAGAAGTTCAGAGGGATTTCGGTGGTCTCCTGGCTGGACGGAGCCGGAGGCACGCTCCGGGAGGAATCGCCGGCGGGATTCACCCTGGTGCGCCAGAGCCCGAACGAAGCGAAAGCGATGCCGTCCGGACCACGCGCGGTTCCGCTCGACCTGATCGCCGC
Proteins encoded in this region:
- a CDS encoding RidA family protein; translation: MTRRTSIHVKGMEHGAPIPNGAVVGNLIFSSAISGRDAATGILPSDPDEQAETMFRNLRLFMDAAGGTPENIGHMTVFLREERYRDAVNKAWLRMFPDEHNRPARHAIKAELRGEVLFQVEVIAVL
- a CDS encoding cupin domain-containing protein, whose amino-acid sequence is MGIEIIDLVALGHQEKRRKNVFNTPRFHAWMHYYKPGQKDEMHCHNADQTFVVIEGECTMSFPDGGRVTLKPGQAALITGGSFYQLENTGSGPMIMMGNRSGPAEKIQIISYETRKDIRAQVQASQGS
- a CDS encoding Sir2 family NAD-dependent protein deacetylase, coding for MMTFEELAACLRESNRIVVFTGAGISTESGIPDFRSPGGLWTRYRPITFQEYVSSEEARLESWRRRLESYRTYREAVPNLGHHFVRSLEAKGKLMGVITQNVDGLHRMAGLPDEKIVELHGTYRRTVCLACGKDFETDEIMRRLTADFRSPTCDACGGILKPATISFGQAMPQDAMERARRWTERADTFVVMGSSLQVQPAASFPLLAKRSGARLAIVNREAGPLDELADFVHHGEIGEFCRRLIASISDG
- a CDS encoding MFS transporter, whose product is MAEKNKGLILASGQESFWPHVGPIVFLAGIFLINFVARIVLSPLLPAIERELEMSHTQAGLLFFLISGGYLVGLILSGFVAAGLTHKSTIVVSTAGTGAALLASASASHLPLLQLGLCALGFATGLYIPSAIATITAQIDPRHWGKAISVHELAPNLGFFTAPFFAELFLRRGSWRAALATLGAAAVAAAVLYARYGRGGEFAGISPRSSALRLLVGLRSFWIMLLLFAWGISSTIGVYAMLPLYLVSERQITPSWANALVAFSRSYGPVLGVFGGWVTDRLGVKRTLVVSLTFTGALSFLLGPASDRWLAVVVLLQPLLAVWFFPAGFAALARITPPQARNLAVSFAVPFGFLVGAGLIPTLIGRMGDAGSFALGFSITGALILSGAGLALLLQVPGERQAGELS
- a CDS encoding 5-methyltetrahydropteroyltriglutamate--homocysteine S-methyltransferase → MVARPDKDKPPFRADHVGSLLRPSDLLQARERKERGELTEHELRVVEDRCIRDVVRLQEDLGLQGVTDGEYRRTLWHADFLRCIEGVVVREGVLPDSGRDFQGAGESVQRSPTRFETVSRLRRPRGIETENFKFLKSVTRRTAKVCIPSPSLLHFRGGRGAVSRAAYPDMEEFFSDLARVYREEIAELAAIGCTYLQIDDTNLAYLCDPRMRENARRIGEDPDRLPSLYARLINDCIEARPATMTVCAHLCRGNFQSAWVAEGGYDPVAEVLFNELKVDGYFLEYDTPRAGSFTPLRYLPRGKRLNLGLVTTKVGALERADDLKRRIDEAAQIVPIEQLGISPQCGFSSTVLGNKLTIEEQIAKLELVVEVAHDVWGFP
- a CDS encoding tetratricopeptide repeat protein — protein: MKNAHVALLAALCFATFSTGAYADLPEPKSERVNPDVEAARKAIDAKNYKAALSHLAKAVQELPNDADVHNMLGYSYRKTNQLDKAMEHYRTALKLDPNHRGAHEYLGELYLDLNQVQNAEKQLQALKKSCPFFGRCDEYEDLRRAIEKHKARK
- a CDS encoding winged helix-turn-helix domain-containing protein encodes the protein MWKVETIGETAGLVWNHLHSNGESTLAGLEKAVKAPKPMVSMAVGWLAREGKIQVKEDRRTVRISLTG
- a CDS encoding hemerythrin domain-containing protein, whose amino-acid sequence is MGTNASFLDLLKVHERIDDLFLSHQEALLCLDLDRAAEILVAYEAELLTHMGDEEEHLLPVYQGRAGKIPGGSVELFVGEHKKMKNFLAEFRQALPNLRGEQDSRLRRSVIALLDRQFMYKHLVEHHDLREQNVLYPVLDRVTTEAERISIFRRLRQSS